From Nicotiana tabacum cultivar K326 chromosome 20, ASM71507v2, whole genome shotgun sequence, one genomic window encodes:
- the LOC107789146 gene encoding uncharacterized protein LOC107789146, translating into MEEFPPSEQNTYADIEPVYKCLKEIYEVKGEDIILYGQSIGSGPTLELATKLPKIKAVILQSAILSGLRVMYRIKYSLWLDIYKNIDKIPYVSCPILVIHGTEDEVVDFSHGKKLWELSKMKYEPLWINGGNHCDLQVFPQFFTHLKKFITSVERQSDRQTIEESIIDLNYTLDITNEIKCRPRIEEIEKSRISTEHKEIIAIRPSTDRRVLKPRNSVDKREKLRKSMDYFGNQELALI; encoded by the exons ATGGAGGAATTCCCG CCAAGTGAGCAAAATACATATGCTGATATAGAACCTGTATACAAATGTTTAAAAGAGATTTATGAAGTGAAGGGGGAAGACATTATATTATATGGACAATCAATTGGAAGTGGTCCAACTCTTGAATTGGCCACAAAATTGCCTAAAATTAAGGCTGTAATTCTGCAAAGTGCAATACTTTCTGGACTTCGAGTTATGTACCGTATAAAGTATTCTCTTTGGCTTGACATATACAAG AATATTGACAAAATACCATATGTCAGTTGTCCCATTCTTGTGATTCAT GGAACAGAAGATGAAGTAGTTGATTTTTCACATGGTAAAAAACTTTGGGAGCTCAGTAAAATGAAGTATGAACCCTTGTGGATAAATGGAGGAAATCATTGTGACTTACAAGTCTTTCCTCAGTTCTTTACTCATCTCAAAAAGTTCATAACTtcagtggaaagacaatcagatCGCCAAACTATTGAGGAAAGTATAATTGACTTAAATTATACTCTTGATATTACAAATGAAATTAAGTGCAGACCAAGGATTGAAGAGATAGAGAAGTCAAGAATCAGTACTGAACATAAAGAGATCATTGCAATAAGGCCTAGCACAGACAGAAGAGTACTAAAGCCAAGAAATAGTGTTGACAAGAGGGAAAAACTAAGAAAAAGTATGGATTACTTTGGAAATCAAGAATTAGCACTGATCTAG